In Mus caroli chromosome 9, CAROLI_EIJ_v1.1, whole genome shotgun sequence, a single window of DNA contains:
- the Myd88 gene encoding myeloid differentiation primary response protein MyD88: protein MSAGDPRVGSGSLDSFMFSIPLVALNVGVRRRLSLFLNPRTPVAADWTLLAEEMGFEYLEIRELETRPDPTRSLLDAWQGRSGASVGRLLELLALLDREDILKELKSRIEEDCQKYLGKLQNQESEKPLQVARVESSVPQTKELGGITTLDDPLGQTPELFDAFICYCPNDIEFVQEMIRQLEQTDYRLKLCVSDRDVLPGTCVWSIASELIEKRCRRMVVVVSDDYLQSKECDFQTKFALSLSPGVQQKRLIPIKYKAMKKDFPSILRFITICDYTNPCTKSWFWTRLAKALSLP from the exons ATGTCTGCGGGAGACCCCCGCGTGGGATCCGGTTCCCTGGACTCCTTCATGTTTTCCATACCCTTGGTCGCGCTTAACGTGGGAGTGAGGCGCCGCCTATCGCTGTTCTTGAACCCTCGGACGCCCGTGGCGGCCGACTGGACCTTGCTGGCGGAGGAGATGGGCTTCGAGTACTTGGAGATCCGAGAGCTGGAGACGCGCCCCGACCCCACTCGCAGTTTGTTGGATGCCTGGCAGGGGCGCTCTGGCGCGTCGGTCGGCAGGCTGCTAGAGCTGCTGGCCTTGTTAGACCGTGAGGAtatactgaaggagctgaagtccCGCATCG AGGAGGACTGCCAGAAATACTTAGGTAAGCTGCAGAACCAGGAGTCTGAGAAGCCCTTACAGGTGGCCAGAGTGGAAAGCAGTGTCCCACAAACAAAGGAACTGGGAGGCATCACCACCCTTGATGACCCCCTAG GACAAACGCCGGAACTTTTCGATGCCTTTATCTGCTACTGCCCCAATGATATCGAGTTTGTGCAGGAGATGATCCGGCAACTGGAACAGACAGACTATCGGCTTAAGTTGTGTGTGTCCGACCGGGACGTCCTGCCGGGCACCTGTGTCTGGTCCATTGCCAGCGAGCTAATTGAGAAAAG GTGTCGCCGCATGGTGGTGGTTGTTTCTGACGATTATCTACAGAGCAAGGAATGTGACTTCCAGACCAAGTTTGCACTCAGCCTGTCTCCAG GTGTCCAACAGAAGCGACTGATTCCTATTAAATACAAGGCGATGAAGAAGGACTTTCCCAGTATCCTACGGTTCATCACTATATGCGACTATACCAACCCTTGCACCAAGTCCTGGTTCTGGACCCGCCTTGCCAAGGCTTTGTCCCTGCCCTGA